From Chryseobacterium joostei, the proteins below share one genomic window:
- a CDS encoding ketopantoate reductase family protein, whose amino-acid sequence MNKKHIVVVGLGGVGGYFGFKINQANEASEKYTVSFVARGETYHKVKENGLTLLSPEHPNDRTHPNTIVENISDIENPDLVLICVKEYDLENVCKQLSEVIHKDTILLPMMNGADIYDRIRKVIPDHIVLPTCIYVASHIKERGTVEHKGKAGKMIVGRDPEHFSADVEWVTNLLQESKIDFDFKDNSLSDIWTKFFFIASFGLVTAKHNSSIGTVCTDEEQKREATEIMKEIKLIADKKEIHLQEDIIEKTFEKAATFPFETPTSLQLDIHSGKKDNELELFAGAILKYGTELHIDTPFTQKIYNEIKGK is encoded by the coding sequence ATGAACAAAAAACATATTGTCGTTGTTGGATTAGGAGGTGTAGGCGGATATTTTGGTTTTAAAATTAATCAGGCTAACGAAGCTTCCGAAAAATATACAGTTTCTTTTGTTGCCAGAGGAGAAACCTATCATAAAGTAAAGGAAAACGGATTGACTCTGCTTTCACCAGAACATCCCAATGATCGCACACATCCTAATACGATTGTAGAAAATATTAGCGATATTGAAAATCCGGATCTGGTACTGATCTGCGTTAAGGAATATGATCTGGAAAATGTTTGTAAACAGCTTTCAGAGGTCATTCATAAAGATACTATTTTACTTCCGATGATGAACGGAGCAGATATTTATGACAGAATTCGAAAAGTAATTCCTGATCATATTGTTCTGCCAACCTGCATTTATGTAGCTTCTCATATTAAGGAAAGAGGAACTGTAGAACATAAAGGAAAGGCAGGAAAGATGATTGTAGGAAGAGATCCCGAACATTTTTCCGCCGATGTGGAATGGGTAACAAACCTGCTTCAGGAAAGCAAGATTGATTTTGATTTTAAAGACAATTCATTATCTGATATCTGGACTAAGTTTTTCTTTATTGCAAGCTTCGGATTGGTAACAGCAAAGCATAATTCATCCATTGGAACGGTATGCACAGATGAAGAACAGAAGCGTGAAGCAACAGAAATAATGAAAGAAATAAAATTGATTGCGGATAAAAAAGAAATTCATCTACAAGAAGATATTATTGAGAAAACCTTTGAAAAAGCCGCTACATTTCCGTTTGAAACGCCCACGTCCTTACAGTTGGATATTCATTCCGGGAAGAAAGACAATGAACTGGAATTATTTGCCGGAGCGATCTTAAAATATGGTACAGAGCTTCATATTGATACTCCTTTTACGCAAAAAATATACAATGAGATAAAAGGAAAATAA
- a CDS encoding helix-turn-helix domain-containing protein, which yields MDQDFYYNFIEPDIVLADFVENLGTFHNRSDEAKEVVIIPDGRVDLFFMQSPSEPFHIALVGLETYPEQRQIPPQTIAFVVSFKPLAVEYILHTSIAETLNIAKDLPDDFWGFKAEDLQNFELCCTKATQKIKELLPKETDERKRNLFNLIYSSKGEMSVKELSENVGWSSRQINRYFTKQLGLSLKTYSTILRFRASLEHIVQGKLFPELNYTDQNHFIKEVKKFSGVAPKELSQNKNDRFVLLSVLKGK from the coding sequence ATGGACCAGGACTTTTATTATAATTTCATTGAACCCGATATCGTTCTTGCTGATTTTGTAGAAAATCTGGGGACATTTCATAACCGTTCAGATGAAGCAAAGGAGGTGGTCATCATACCGGATGGTCGGGTTGATTTGTTTTTCATGCAATCTCCGTCTGAACCCTTTCATATTGCCCTTGTTGGGTTAGAAACCTATCCCGAACAAAGACAGATTCCGCCACAAACCATTGCCTTTGTTGTCAGCTTCAAGCCTCTTGCTGTTGAATATATTTTACATACCTCCATTGCTGAAACATTAAATATAGCAAAAGATCTCCCTGACGATTTTTGGGGATTTAAGGCAGAAGATTTGCAAAATTTTGAGCTTTGCTGTACAAAAGCAACACAAAAGATAAAGGAACTTCTTCCCAAAGAAACAGATGAAAGAAAGCGTAACCTTTTTAATCTCATCTACTCATCAAAAGGAGAAATGAGTGTGAAAGAACTTTCGGAAAATGTGGGCTGGAGCAGCAGACAGATTAACCGGTATTTCACAAAGCAATTAGGCTTGTCATTAAAAACCTACTCCACTATTTTACGTTTCAGAGCATCCTTGGAGCACATTGTGCAGGGAAAGCTTTTTCCTGAACTTAATTATACGGATCAAAATCATTTCATCAAGGAAGTGAAAAAATTTTCCGGAGTTGCTCCCAAGGAATTATCTCAAAATAAAAACGACCGATTTGTACTATTATCAGTGTTGAAAGGCAAGTAA
- a CDS encoding helix-turn-helix domain-containing protein, translating into MALFITLDNVYKLYNIDPSKKTEGIVILSQQNDPKKKYTTHSRLFDGLLLGFMVKGSMKSQIHFLEYEINTGDIAILQPQLMIETKSLSEDAEIITIGLSLDFITEFPILREFVMNNQIRWQPIIRLQPEDVKLQNELLTLIQNFYHKKPSSNKTQMLRHLVMVLISMISEVYSNLPDNKSLVKNRTHEIIDDFYLLISKHASQQRSVAFYAEKLHLTPQYLSTFLKQKTGKSVLQWIDYITILHAKTLLKSSNLSIKEISNELHFEETSIFCRYFKRIVGVSPKTYRNE; encoded by the coding sequence ATGGCTCTATTTATAACTTTGGACAATGTCTATAAATTGTACAATATCGATCCTTCAAAAAAGACGGAAGGGATAGTTATTCTTAGTCAACAAAATGACCCAAAGAAGAAATATACAACTCATAGTCGCCTATTTGATGGGTTATTACTGGGATTTATGGTAAAAGGATCCATGAAATCGCAAATCCATTTTTTAGAGTATGAAATAAACACGGGTGATATTGCTATTTTACAACCGCAATTGATGATTGAAACAAAATCATTGAGTGAAGATGCAGAAATAATAACAATTGGTCTTTCATTAGATTTTATTACAGAATTTCCCATTCTACGTGAGTTTGTAATGAATAATCAAATTAGATGGCAGCCAATTATCAGACTTCAACCCGAAGACGTAAAGCTCCAAAATGAATTATTAACACTTATACAAAATTTCTATCATAAAAAACCGAGTTCTAATAAGACACAAATGCTACGGCATCTTGTTATGGTTCTAATTAGTATGATTTCTGAAGTATATTCTAATTTACCGGATAACAAAAGCTTAGTAAAAAACCGTACACATGAGATTATAGACGATTTTTATTTACTAATTTCAAAGCATGCCAGCCAACAAAGAAGCGTTGCGTTTTATGCTGAAAAGCTACATTTAACACCACAATATCTTTCTACTTTCCTAAAACAGAAAACTGGAAAATCTGTATTACAATGGATTGATTATATCACAATTCTCCATGCTAAAACATTATTAAAATCTTCTAATTTATCAATTAAAGAAATTAGCAATGAGCTTCATTTTGAAGAAACAAGTATCTTTTGCAGGTACTTTAAAAGAATAGTGGGAGTGTCGCCAAAAACGTATAGAAACGAATAG
- a CDS encoding TCR/Tet family MFS transporter → MKKTGKKAAIGFIFITLLIDITGWGIILPVVPKLIGELIHSDLSEAAKYGGWLGFAYAITQFIFAPIVGNLSDQYGRRPIILISLLGFAIDYILLALAPSIGWLFFGRIISGLTGASISTASAYIADISTDEDRTKNFGLIGAAFGLGFIIGPVIGGLLGHYGARVPFYVAAILCMMNFLYGLFILPESLEKDKRRSFNWKRANPIGTFNFLRKQSKISNLVVALILVYVALHAVQSNWHFFTMYKFNWTERTVGLSLGLLGLLLGLVQGVLIRWTTPKLGEQKSVYLGLLFYALGLMLFAFTHQGWLMFVFLIPYSLGGICGPALQSIISKNVPSNEQGELQGALVSLVSATSIIGPPIMTNLFYYFTHDKAPFEFSGAPFFLASILMAISVIIIYFAFQRKSK, encoded by the coding sequence ATGAAAAAAACAGGTAAAAAAGCAGCGATTGGATTTATATTTATCACATTGTTGATTGATATTACAGGTTGGGGAATTATACTTCCCGTGGTTCCTAAACTCATTGGAGAACTTATCCATAGTGACCTTAGTGAAGCTGCAAAATATGGAGGGTGGCTCGGCTTCGCCTATGCTATTACGCAATTTATATTTGCACCTATCGTGGGTAATCTCAGTGATCAATATGGAAGACGACCAATTATTTTAATTTCTCTTCTTGGATTTGCGATTGACTATATACTATTAGCACTTGCGCCTTCTATTGGTTGGTTGTTTTTTGGAAGAATCATTTCCGGGCTTACTGGGGCTAGTATTTCAACAGCTAGTGCATATATAGCTGACATATCCACTGATGAAGATAGAACCAAAAATTTTGGCTTAATAGGTGCAGCTTTTGGATTAGGGTTTATTATAGGTCCGGTAATCGGTGGTTTACTTGGGCATTATGGAGCAAGAGTTCCCTTTTATGTTGCTGCTATATTATGCATGATGAATTTTCTTTACGGGTTGTTTATACTCCCAGAAAGTTTAGAAAAAGATAAACGTCGGTCATTCAACTGGAAAAGGGCCAATCCTATTGGAACATTTAATTTTTTGAGAAAACAATCAAAAATATCAAACCTTGTCGTTGCTTTAATTTTGGTGTATGTCGCTCTTCATGCTGTACAGAGCAACTGGCATTTCTTTACCATGTATAAATTCAATTGGACGGAACGAACTGTAGGTTTATCACTTGGTTTACTTGGATTATTACTTGGATTAGTACAAGGAGTTCTAATAAGATGGACAACCCCAAAATTAGGAGAACAAAAAAGTGTATATTTGGGGTTGCTATTCTACGCCTTGGGGCTCATGCTATTTGCCTTTACTCATCAAGGGTGGTTGATGTTTGTTTTCCTTATCCCTTATTCTTTGGGAGGAATCTGTGGCCCCGCACTACAATCAATAATTAGTAAAAATGTTCCTTCAAATGAACAGGGCGAACTTCAGGGAGCCTTAGTAAGTTTAGTGAGTGCTACTTCTATTATAGGCCCTCCGATCATGACAAACTTATTCTATTACTTTACACATGATAAAGCTCCATTTGAATTTTCAGGAGCGCCATTTTTTCTAGCATCCATTTTAATGGCTATTAGTGTAATTATTATATATTTTGCTTTTCAACGAAAAAGTAAATAG
- a CDS encoding tetratricopeptide repeat protein: MVIKSNRTDSIILKRILMYTLCIGLLLHMLSCGSKSQDKEKENFDISLLRKSSELQLSGEYEALVQLNMKYLQKASQMKYKEGKGLCYLNIAGVNVSAGNYEKALFFFKKAEKDLENSENSYHKATFYNDYSQYYSHLKLYDKALTCNNKAFFYLKKAKDSDLKKKLLPRIYINKGIYFAWKGWKGTSLKSFLKANELENSAYSNCMIAQYYLFVHEAKQAGSYIAKADEKMLSQKTSDVESLWVYYTMGYYYNEINNNDEAEIALKKALEINIKTRRTYSTHISGVYKSLAELYKKKNDGGKAYYYLKRYMEEENTLDAARLATMNKATESFITEMKKESDWHKNDLPLLIALSITVLTVSGIYVQKTIKQQKIKKKTLKEETEKLKNHVQTKMLQEVTELAKKNDSSFLKRFKEVYPDFITALLKINPDLENSELAFCAMLKLHFSSKEIADYTFVQHRSVQQKKYRIRKRLNITGEEDIYAFFDNLDR, translated from the coding sequence ATGGTTATTAAGAGTAATAGAACAGATTCAATAATTCTGAAGAGAATATTGATGTATACATTGTGTATAGGTCTGTTATTGCATATGCTTTCGTGTGGTTCAAAATCCCAAGATAAAGAGAAAGAAAATTTTGATATTTCCTTACTCAGGAAAAGCTCAGAACTACAACTTTCTGGGGAATATGAAGCTCTTGTACAGCTCAATATGAAATATCTTCAGAAAGCTTCTCAAATGAAATATAAAGAGGGAAAAGGCCTTTGTTATCTCAATATTGCAGGAGTAAATGTATCAGCCGGAAATTATGAAAAAGCACTGTTCTTTTTTAAAAAAGCAGAAAAAGACCTTGAAAATTCTGAAAACAGCTATCACAAGGCAACATTCTATAATGATTACAGCCAATATTATTCCCATCTCAAATTATATGACAAGGCACTAACATGTAATAACAAAGCATTTTTTTATCTAAAGAAAGCAAAGGATTCAGATCTTAAAAAAAAGCTTTTGCCAAGAATTTATATCAATAAAGGAATCTACTTTGCCTGGAAAGGCTGGAAAGGCACTTCCCTAAAATCTTTTCTAAAGGCGAATGAATTGGAAAACTCTGCCTACAGTAACTGTATGATTGCCCAATACTACTTGTTTGTACATGAGGCGAAACAAGCAGGTTCCTACATTGCTAAGGCGGATGAAAAGATGCTGAGCCAAAAGACCAGCGATGTAGAATCCCTCTGGGTTTACTATACAATGGGATATTATTATAACGAAATCAATAACAATGATGAAGCAGAAATAGCCCTTAAAAAGGCTCTGGAAATTAATATAAAGACAAGACGTACCTATTCTACCCATATCAGCGGGGTATATAAGTCCTTGGCTGAGCTATACAAAAAGAAGAATGACGGTGGAAAGGCATATTATTATTTAAAAAGATACATGGAGGAGGAAAATACACTAGATGCTGCCCGGTTAGCTACAATGAATAAGGCTACCGAAAGCTTTATCACAGAAATGAAGAAAGAATCGGATTGGCATAAAAATGATTTACCTCTTCTTATCGCATTATCAATTACAGTGCTTACCGTTTCCGGTATTTATGTTCAAAAAACTATAAAACAGCAAAAAATTAAGAAGAAAACATTAAAGGAGGAAACAGAAAAACTGAAAAATCATGTCCAAACTAAGATGCTTCAGGAAGTCACCGAGCTGGCCAAAAAGAATGATTCTTCTTTTTTAAAGAGGTTCAAGGAAGTATATCCGGATTTTATAACTGCACTCCTGAAGATTAATCCTGATCTGGAAAACTCTGAACTAGCTTTCTGTGCTATGTTAAAGCTCCATTTTTCATCCAAGGAAATAGCCGATTATACCTTTGTACAGCATAGATCTGTACAGCAAAAAAAATATAGAATCAGAAAAAGGCTTAACATTACAGGGGAAGAAGATATTTATGCCTTTTTTGATAACCTGGATCGCTAA
- a CDS encoding GNAT family N-acetyltransferase, giving the protein MNIEYRNLLPNESNAYRKIRLESLEKFPESFGANYQEALKTEKFRIENDIENQSLDRFVFGAFVDQELIGICAFVKDESNTGNIYQMYVREGFQGKNIGSGLIQAIINEANNRFKSIEIVLEVTPKNERAYHLYKKIGFQEVIDENNSESNMIMKYLA; this is encoded by the coding sequence ATGAATATTGAATATCGAAATCTTTTACCGAACGAAAGTAACGCCTATCGGAAAATCCGCTTAGAAAGCCTTGAAAAATTCCCGGAATCATTTGGTGCCAATTACCAGGAAGCTCTGAAGACTGAAAAATTCAGGATAGAAAATGATATAGAAAATCAATCTTTAGATAGATTTGTATTTGGCGCATTTGTTGATCAGGAGCTTATTGGTATCTGTGCTTTCGTTAAGGATGAAAGTAATACAGGAAATATCTATCAAATGTATGTAAGAGAGGGATTTCAGGGGAAAAATATAGGATCTGGATTAATACAGGCTATCATTAATGAAGCCAATAACAGATTTAAAAGTATTGAAATTGTTTTGGAAGTAACTCCGAAAAATGAAAGGGCCTATCATTTATATAAAAAAATCGGGTTTCAGGAAGTCATTGATGAAAACAATTCTGAAAGCAATATGATCATGAAATATCTGGCATAA
- a CDS encoding Crp/Fnr family transcriptional regulator, whose amino-acid sequence MDKSSINNYFHSLFSIKDEVVEKITETFNHFELKANTVLLDQNTISTKTYFLEKGYVRSYLLNEDNEEITTNIYAAPCFVNDFLSFFRQQPTKEIYQTVTNCTFWETGLENVQHNFHNIPEFREFSRLLFVLNYHNIHDRLIEMASQKASTRYFNLMKKDPDIFQHVPLKVIASYLGIKDSSLSRIRRDINKM is encoded by the coding sequence ATGGATAAGTCATCAATTAATAATTATTTTCATTCCTTATTCAGTATCAAAGATGAAGTGGTTGAAAAAATTACAGAAACCTTCAATCATTTTGAATTAAAGGCCAATACGGTCTTACTTGATCAAAATACCATCAGCACAAAGACCTATTTTTTGGAAAAAGGATATGTTCGCTCATATCTTTTGAATGAGGATAATGAGGAAATTACCACCAATATTTATGCTGCACCTTGCTTTGTAAATGATTTTCTGTCGTTTTTCAGACAGCAGCCTACCAAGGAAATTTATCAGACTGTTACAAACTGTACTTTCTGGGAAACAGGCCTGGAAAATGTACAGCATAATTTTCATAATATCCCTGAATTCAGAGAATTTAGCAGGCTTCTTTTCGTATTAAATTATCATAACATCCATGATCGACTGATTGAAATGGCGAGCCAGAAAGCTTCCACAAGATATTTTAATCTGATGAAGAAAGATCCTGATATTTTTCAACATGTTCCTCTAAAGGTTATTGCGTCTTATCTGGGAATCAAGGATAGCTCTTTGAGCAGGATCAGGAGAGATATTAATAAAATGTAA
- a CDS encoding helix-turn-helix domain-containing protein, with protein sequence MKFIHQIDPSKFTFFELDSYSENYLQNPLRADFFEIIWFQNDSENNEEEQYISLIPLYRLEKPDLKGKNGCIIAFKREYLEEDDKEYALDVFNLFNMHGQYSSFSLDNDVIETLQCLKVLIEKEYNNSMGTYLVLKSLLKVFLLNLIRINQNYFLNQDVNQKRVYQFIMLMDKYYKTERKADFYSSKMGISEKRINQILKEKMNKTLTQLLHERVVLEAGRMLISSELTIKEIAFSLNFDDPAYFSRFYKKQTGQNPEDFKRNNVCL encoded by the coding sequence ATGAAATTTATTCACCAAATCGACCCATCGAAATTCACATTTTTTGAACTGGATTCTTATTCGGAAAACTACCTGCAAAACCCACTGCGAGCCGATTTTTTTGAGATTATATGGTTTCAAAATGATTCAGAGAATAATGAGGAAGAGCAATATATAAGTCTGATTCCCCTATATCGACTTGAAAAGCCAGATCTTAAAGGCAAGAACGGATGTATAATTGCTTTTAAAAGAGAGTATTTGGAAGAAGATGATAAGGAGTACGCATTGGATGTTTTCAACCTTTTCAATATGCATGGCCAATACAGTAGTTTTAGTTTGGATAATGATGTTATAGAAACTCTTCAGTGCTTAAAAGTATTAATTGAGAAAGAATACAATAACTCAATGGGAACCTATCTGGTTTTAAAGTCATTGTTGAAAGTGTTTCTTTTAAATCTTATTCGAATCAATCAAAATTACTTTTTAAATCAGGATGTCAACCAGAAACGGGTGTATCAGTTTATTATGTTGATGGATAAATATTATAAGACAGAAAGAAAGGCTGACTTTTATTCCTCAAAAATGGGGATCAGTGAAAAACGGATCAATCAAATTCTAAAGGAAAAGATGAATAAAACCCTTACTCAGTTATTGCATGAAAGAGTTGTTTTAGAAGCAGGAAGAATGCTGATATCCAGTGAATTGACAATAAAGGAAATTGCGTTCAGCTTAAATTTTGATGATCCTGCCTATTTTTCCCGATTTTATAAAAAGCAAACAGGACAAAACCCTGAAGATTTTAAAAGAAATAATGTCTGTCTTTAA
- a CDS encoding DAPG hydrolase family protein, with amino-acid sequence MELTKETEQLMFKDINALLSSKPVSLEAGIKRLDNGMLHIAMRNVLHNCKGKMLDWWFKYFETTADLKLWHPHDHVKHGGWDNKWIKNENYIGATIYATESLGDIPPVAATIKFHDPAEVFDPNALMQAYTNGEVSAVVYARIGFGEDTLIDANGDPMDGYMFHVVRDTVQGCTLRSHFFLGALAADSENKLSEEIGFGLMEHCYSEFTYLSQILPSLYYTENKNGDQAPLLW; translated from the coding sequence ATGGAATTGACTAAGGAAACTGAACAATTAATGTTTAAGGATATAAACGCCCTTTTATCCTCTAAGCCGGTCTCTCTTGAAGCCGGTATAAAAAGGCTGGATAACGGAATGCTTCATATCGCGATGAGAAACGTTCTGCATAACTGTAAAGGAAAGATGTTGGATTGGTGGTTCAAGTATTTTGAAACCACGGCAGATTTAAAGCTATGGCATCCCCATGATCATGTGAAGCACGGTGGTTGGGACAATAAATGGATTAAAAACGAAAATTATATCGGAGCTACCATCTACGCAACAGAATCCCTTGGGGATATTCCTCCCGTAGCAGCCACTATAAAATTTCATGATCCTGCAGAAGTTTTTGATCCTAATGCTCTAATGCAGGCCTATACCAATGGGGAAGTAAGTGCTGTTGTCTATGCAAGAATTGGGTTTGGTGAGGATACATTAATAGATGCAAATGGGGACCCTATGGATGGCTATATGTTTCATGTTGTTAGAGATACAGTGCAGGGCTGTACATTAAGAAGTCATTTTTTTCTTGGAGCTTTAGCAGCAGATAGTGAAAATAAGTTGTCTGAAGAAATTGGATTCGGTTTAATGGAGCACTGTTACAGTGAGTTTACCTACCTTTCACAGATCCTGCCATCTCTTTATTATACTGAAAACAAAAATGGAGACCAGGCACCTCTTCTCTGGTAA
- a CDS encoding tetratricopeptide repeat protein → MKQNEELRLAGEYDALVSLNKNFYRKAQNMGYEEGKALCYINLAEVNISLENYQKSQSFFNDAETILKHSKNEIHQSRFYNAYGRFNLEMRRLDKAFEYNNEALNLITKSGNSELKNNILFNIYLRQGTYLIEKKQPEKALEYFQKARKLDDLGLADCAIADYIYMHKNMDSAYKYITIAYNKANVRGKNDGVALYANTIMGEYYLADKQYDKAEESLKKALEIDSSTKRIYAYYTKYIYNDLRSVYENKGDNEKAYFYLNAYTEAKNKNNTAILKTINKDMESFIAETKSDSEDHRSKMQWVILLSLAVFSFLAVYAWRIISLLRKRKDTLRTESEELKNRMNDKSLDEVMELGRRNDPEFLRQFKEAYPELINKLLHINPNLEDSELAFCAMLKLHFTSKEIASYTLIQHRTVQQKKYRIRKRLDIPTETDIYQFFDDLD, encoded by the coding sequence ATGAAACAGAATGAGGAACTTAGACTCGCCGGTGAATATGATGCTCTTGTCAGTCTTAATAAAAATTTTTATAGAAAGGCTCAAAATATGGGGTACGAAGAAGGAAAGGCACTTTGCTATATCAATCTGGCGGAAGTTAATATCTCACTAGAAAACTATCAAAAATCTCAGTCTTTTTTTAATGATGCAGAGACCATTTTAAAACACTCAAAGAATGAGATTCATCAATCTAGGTTTTATAATGCGTATGGCCGTTTCAATTTAGAGATGAGGAGGCTGGATAAGGCCTTTGAGTACAATAATGAGGCATTAAATCTTATTACAAAAAGTGGAAACTCAGAACTGAAAAACAATATCCTTTTTAATATTTATCTCAGACAGGGTACTTACCTGATTGAAAAAAAGCAGCCTGAAAAGGCCCTGGAGTATTTTCAGAAAGCCAGAAAATTAGACGATCTAGGACTGGCAGACTGTGCAATAGCAGATTACATATATATGCATAAAAATATGGATTCTGCCTATAAATATATAACCATTGCCTACAATAAAGCCAATGTGAGAGGGAAAAATGATGGGGTAGCTCTTTATGCAAACACCATTATGGGAGAATATTATCTTGCGGATAAGCAGTATGATAAAGCTGAAGAATCCCTTAAAAAAGCCCTGGAAATAGATAGTAGTACAAAGCGTATCTATGCCTATTATACCAAATATATTTATAACGATCTAAGATCAGTATATGAAAATAAAGGTGACAATGAAAAAGCTTATTTTTATTTGAATGCTTATACAGAGGCAAAAAATAAAAATAATACAGCCATCCTGAAAACCATCAACAAGGATATGGAATCCTTTATAGCAGAGACAAAGAGTGATTCGGAAGATCATAGGAGTAAAATGCAATGGGTAATTTTATTATCTCTTGCAGTTTTCTCATTTCTGGCTGTGTATGCATGGAGAATCATAAGTTTGCTTAGGAAGAGGAAAGACACACTTAGAACAGAATCCGAAGAGCTAAAGAATCGCATGAATGATAAAAGTCTGGATGAAGTTATGGAGTTAGGCAGAAGAAATGATCCTGAGTTTCTTAGACAGTTTAAAGAAGCATATCCGGAGCTCATTAATAAACTTTTACACATTAATCCTAACCTTGAGGATTCTGAATTGGCTTTTTGTGCCATGCTGAAGCTACATTTTACTTCAAAGGAGATTGCCAGCTATACCCTTATCCAGCATAGAACTGTTCAGCAGAAAAAATACAGAATTAGAAAAAGGCTTGATATTCCAACAGAGACAGATATTTATCAATTTTTTGATGATCTGGATTAA
- a CDS encoding FAD-dependent oxidoreductase: protein MLINNKSIAIVGGGPAGLTLARLLQLKNANVKVYERDINKYARVQGSPLDMHEDSGLAALRKADLLEEFKKAYRPGADKTLIMNEQSGILFSDHEGKPDEDFGAEHFRPEIDRGPLRNMLLDSLQPETVAWDSHFIHMEPHNDGWMLHFKNGTSAYADLVIAADGANSKIRPYLTDNKPLYSGIIMLEGNVSKENAPNINALIKGGKIMAFGNTKNILMGQKGNGDLGFYASFKADENWATNSSLNFSDSANILEWFKTEYSEWSNIWDELFINAATPFIPRLIYYMPLDQTWETKPNVTLLGDAAHVMPPFAGEGANMAMLDALELSEHLTNNNYSTLQEALHHYETKMCKRAAVATQESLENGERMHSEKALTTMLEFFSGH, encoded by the coding sequence ATGCTGATAAACAATAAATCAATAGCAATCGTTGGAGGTGGTCCTGCGGGACTTACTCTGGCAAGACTTTTACAGCTAAAGAATGCCAATGTAAAGGTATATGAAAGAGATATTAATAAATATGCTCGTGTACAAGGCTCTCCCCTTGACATGCATGAGGATTCCGGACTGGCTGCCTTGCGTAAGGCTGATCTTCTGGAAGAATTTAAAAAAGCATACCGTCCTGGCGCAGATAAAACACTGATTATGAATGAACAGTCAGGAATTCTTTTCAGTGATCATGAAGGAAAACCTGATGAAGATTTTGGTGCCGAACATTTTCGTCCTGAAATAGACAGAGGGCCACTCAGAAATATGCTGCTGGACTCTCTACAACCGGAAACAGTGGCATGGGATAGCCATTTTATACACATGGAACCTCACAATGATGGCTGGATGCTTCATTTCAAAAACGGAACTTCAGCTTATGCAGACCTTGTAATTGCTGCGGATGGTGCCAATTCTAAAATCCGCCCTTATCTTACGGATAACAAACCTCTCTATTCAGGAATTATTATGTTGGAGGGAAATGTTTCAAAGGAAAATGCACCCAATATTAATGCCTTGATAAAAGGGGGTAAAATAATGGCATTCGGAAATACCAAGAATATATTGATGGGCCAAAAAGGCAATGGTGATCTTGGTTTCTATGCAAGCTTTAAGGCAGACGAAAACTGGGCTACCAATAGCAGTCTAAACTTTTCTGATAGTGCTAATATTCTGGAATGGTTTAAAACAGAATACTCTGAATGGAGCAATATATGGGATGAATTATTTATAAATGCAGCTACACCATTTATTCCTCGCCTTATTTACTATATGCCTTTGGATCAGACTTGGGAAACAAAGCCTAATGTAACCTTGTTAGGCGATGCAGCGCACGTAATGCCTCCATTTGCCGGGGAAGGAGCTAATATGGCAATGCTTGACGCCCTGGAATTGAGTGAGCATTTGACAAATAATAACTACAGCACCTTACAGGAAGCTCTTCATCATTATGAAACTAAAATGTGCAAACGGGCTGCTGTTGCTACCCAAGAATCTCTTGAAAATGGAGAGAGAATGCACTCTGAAAAAGCATTAACCACCATGCTGGAATTCTTTAGTGGACATTGA